CGCCTTGCGCACCGTGACATACTCGCCCGAACCGGCGCCAGCATTGATGCGCAGCAGGCCGTCGACGCGGATGATCTCAAGCCCCTCATCCTCGGGATAGGGCAGCACAGCACGCGCAGGCGTCGCGCGCTTGCCGGCGATCTCGATGACATCGCCCTCGGTAATGCCGAGCGTCGCCATGAGCGCGCGCGGGATACGGGCAAAACCGCGGCCGCTATCTTCGGGCCGGGCATTCGCCACCTGCAGCTTGGGTAAGATCTTCTCCCCGTCCGCCATCTGATCGTTCCTGTAGTTGCCGAGGCGGGAACATAGGGATGGGAGCGGAGCGATGCGAGCCCCCGCAGGGCAAAGCCGCACGGAAGCGTCCAATCGCGGCATTCGTGCACGCGGAGCGCAAAAAAGAGGCCGATCGCGAACGACCGGCCTATGAAAGTTTTAGGAGAGGATGCCTGAAAGGCAGTTTTTATATGCAACGCAGCATGGGATTTCGCAATTGCGCACTGCATCCTGCTGAATGCAGGATCTGCACGTAACGGTTTACAATCCTCGAAGCTGAGCGTTCGGCGATGCGGTCGCGAAAACGCACGAAAAAAAGGCCGGCGCGAAATCGCACCGGCCTGGAAAGTTTTAGGAGAGGATGCCTGAAAGGCGCCCCCTATGTGCGGCGCAGCGTCCTTCTTCGCAAGTGCGAACGAAATGGTAACGACTGCAAGGGTTGCAATCGTGTAACTGACATGTTTTCCTGTGTTCCGCCGTACGTTAGGTAGGGTGCGTAGTTGGTGCGCCGCACCATTCAGGGGTCAGCCATGCGTCGTTTGCCGCCGCTCACAGCCATCGAGGCGTTCGTGCAGGTTGCCCGGCTGGGGTCGGTCAAGGCTGCAGCCGAAGAACTTGCGCTGTCGTCTCCCGCGCTCACGCGACGGGTGCAGACGCTCGAGCGCTTTCTAGGTCGGGCGCTTTTCGAGCGCCGTCATCAGTCGATCAAGCTGAACGCCGAGGGTGAACGCCTGCTGCAGCAGATCGCGCCGTCGATCGATGCGCTGTCCGACGCCATCGAATCGATGACCAGCGGGCCGGACATATTGCGCCTGCGATTGGGCGTGCTGCCGCTGTTCGCCTCGCAGCGGCTGTTTCCGCATTTGGCCGAACTGCGCACGCGCTTTCCCAACCTGCACATCGACGTCGATACGGCAGCGCACAGCATCTCGCGGCTGGGCGACGGGCTGGATGCGGCGATCACATTGGCCCGCGAGCTCGATCCGGCGCTCTATGCCAAGCGGCTCGATCGCAACATGGTCTATGCGATCACCTCGCACCGGCTGACCACCGGCCCCAAGGCGATCACTCGCCCCGAGCAACTGGAAGAGCATACGGTGATGCTCCACCGCGACATGCCCGACACGTTCGACAGCTGGCGCGCCGCGATCGGCATGCGCCGGCTGGAGCCGGCGGCGGTCGACTATTATGATTCGGGGCAGCTCATGCTCGAAGCCGCCGCGCAGGGGCTCGGCGTCGCCTTCATGCACGAAAGCCATTACAACGACGCGCATGACGAGCGGCTGGTGCGGCTGTTCGATTTCTCGGTCGAGAGCCCGTACAGCTACTGGTTCGCCTGCCGGCCGCGCGCGCTGGCGACGCGACCGGTGCAGATCTTCCACGACTGGCTGGTGGATCTGTTCGCCTGAGGGCCACGCCCCGGCCGTTCACGCCCCAAGCCAGGCCCTGAACAGCGTGTTGGCGATCGCATAGTCCGGCGGTGGCAGGAACGGCGCATCGGGCGCCCCCGCCATCGACGCGGCGACGCCCGCGCGCGGCACCCACATCGCGTCCTCCAGTTCGGTATGGTCGATGGTCAGCGCATCATCCTCGGCGGTGGCGACGCAGGCGACCATCAGCGAGGAGGGAAAAGGCCAGGGCTGGCTCGCGACGTAACGCACGTCGCGCACCCGGATGCCCGCTTCCTCCCACAGTTCGCGCGCCACCGCCTCCTCCAGCGCCTCGCCGGGTTCGACGAAGCCGGCCAGCGCCGAATAGCGGCGCGGCGGGAAGCGGGGCTGGCGGCCGACGAGCACGCGATCCTCATGCTCGGCCAGCATGATCACCACCGGATCGACGCGCGGGAAATGCTCGGCCTCGCACGCCGGGCAGCGCCGCCCCCAGCCGGCGCGCTGAACGAGCGTCGGCTGGCCGCAGCGTGCGCAGAAGCCATGCCGCTCATGCCAGTCGATCAGGCTGCGCGCGCCGCCATAGAGCGCGGCCTCCCCTGGCGCCATCATCCCGATCGCCTTGAAGATCCACGCGGAGCGCGTCGCCGCATCGAGTGCACCGGGCACGTGCTGCGCGAAATGCGGGCGACCGTCCGCAAGGCCGAGCAGGATGAGATCGGCGCCGTCGGCCGCCTCGGCCATGCCGCCCCAGACGAGATGACCGGTCTCGTCGAGCACGGGGTCGATGCCATCCAGGCGCAGCAACCGCGCCGCGGGATCGGCAGCCAAAGCCGCGATCGCCGCCGGATCGGCGCGCAGATTGTCACCGCGATCGAGCATCGCGCCGGTGAAGCCTGGAACAGGTCTCATGCGGTGGCGTAGACGCTGCGCGCGAAGCCGGTGGTGAAGGGCAATGTCGTATCCGGCATGAACTGGGCATAGCCGCCTGCGCGCAGTCCTGCGCCGGGATCGATGAACGCGATCGTCGCCGCAGCGCCGCCCCAGCCGAAGCTGCCTGCGCCGCGGCCATTTTCCGCACGCAACGTCACCCGCCCGCCCGCACCGAAGCCATTGCCGTCGATCATCGATCCGGCGGTGGCCGCACCCGGCGGCAGCAGGTTGGATGTGGCGAGCTTCACCGTTTCCGGCTTCATCAGCCGGGCATTGCCGAGCGTGCCCTGCCCCAGCAGCATCGCCAGGAACCGGTCATAATCGCGCGCCGAACTCACCAGCCCGGCGCCGCCGAACGGGAAGGCCGGCTTGTCCGCGAAGATCGTGGTCGCGCCCGGATCGACCGGGATCGGCATGCCCTGAAGGTAGAAATAATTGGTGGTCATCCGCCCGCGTTCTGCGGCGGGTACGGTGAACCAGGTGCTCTTCATGTCGAGCGGATCGAAGATGCGTTCCTGCAGGAACTGGTCGAAGGGCATGCCGCCGGCCACTTCGATCACCCGGCCGAGCAGGTCGAGGCCGACCGAATAGCTCCACTTCGCACCCGGATCGGCGATCAGCGGCAAGGTCGCCAGCCGATCCGCGAACACTTCCAGGCTGGGCGCGGTCGGCACGTCGGGCACACCCGGCAGCCTGAACCGGCCAAGCGCCGCCGGAGTCAGCCCCAGCCGCAGATATTCCTGCAGCAGCGGCCCCTGCGTGATGATCGTGTAGCCGAGGCCCGCGGTGTGGGTGAGCAGGTTGCGGACGGTGATCGGCCCCTTCGCCGGCCGGCTCGTCAGATCCCTCATCGGATCGACCAGCACGCGCGGATTGGCGAAGCCGGGGATGAAATCGGCGATGTTCCGGTCGAGCGCGAGCTTGCCCTCCTCGACCAGCATCATCGCCGCCATGCCGGTAACCGGCTTGGTCATCGAATAGATCCGCCACAGCGTATCGCCGTCCACCGCCGTCCGGCTGTCGCGCGCGATCGTGCCGGCGCCATGCAGAGCCGGCGCCTCGCCGCCGCGGCCGATCGCGAACGCGACACCCGGCAGCTTGCCGTCGCGCACGAGGCCGTCGAGCAGGGCACGCGACGCCGCCCAGTCGGCACCGGTGGTCCGCGCCAGAGCGGGCAGCGCCGCGAACGCGCCCGCCGCGGCGATGGCGCCCAGAAAGCGGCGCCGGTCGAGCCTAAGGTCGGTTGGGGTCATAATCCTCTCGCGCGGCGCGCGCCGCCTTGATGAACACAGTGGGCAACCCGGCCTCTTCCAGCCGGTCCCGCGGCCACCATTCTCCGTCAGCCGGCGTCGCGCAATCCCTTTCCAGTACAGCCGCGGCGATGCTGAGATCGAGCGTGAAATGGGTGAAGACATGGCTGACCCGCGGCGCCAGCAGCCGCCAGTCGAGCGCCGCCGGCGCCCCGTCGAGCCCCGGCGGCCGATCCGCCCACGGCCCCGTCGGCAGCGCGCGCATGCCGCCGAGCAGCCCCTTGTCCGGTCGCCGCACGACCAACACCGCGCCATCGCGCTCGATCCAGAAGATCGTGCCATGCCGTTGCGGCTTGGCCTTTTTCGCCGCCTTCACCGGAAAGCGCGCCGGATCGCCGGTGGCGCGCGCCGCGCAGCCGGCGGCGATCGGGCAGACGAGACAGGACGGGCTACGCGACGTACAGATCGTCGCGCCGAGATCCATCATCGCCTGCGCGAAGTCCCCCGCGCGCCGCGCCGGCGTGAGCGTCGCCGCCAGCCGGCGCAGCGCGGGCTTGGCGGCAGGCATCGGCTCGGCGACGGCGAACAGCCGCGCCACGACGCGCTCGACATTGCCGTCCACCACGGTCGCGGGCCGGTCGAAGGCGATCGCCGCCACCGCCGCCGCGGTGTAGGCGCCGACGCCCGGCAGTTCGAGCAGCCCCGCCTCGTCGTCGGGAAAGCCGCCGCGCAGCGTTACCGCCCGTGCGCAGGCGAGCAGGTTGCGCGCGCGGGCATAATAGCCGAGCCCCGCCCAGGCGCTCATCAGTTCGGCATCCTCGGCAGCGGCAAGTGCCGCCACCGTCGGCCAGCGCGCGGTGAACCGCTCGAAATAGGGAATCACCGCGGCGACCGTCGTCTGCTGAAGCATGATCTCCGACAGCCAGACGCGATAGGGTTCGGGCGCCGGCGTGCCGGGCGGGCTGCGCCACGGCAGGCGGCGGGCATTGGCATCATACCAGGCCAGCAGCAGCGGGGCGACCGCATCCTTCATATCGACGGACATGGGTCGGCTATGGCATGACCGCGGCGATGACGGAACGACGCAGCAAGACCGGTAGCAAGACGACACCCCCCGCGGTCGAGCGGGAGCGTGGCGGACGCGCGCGTTCGGTATCCGAAATGCTGCCCGACGTCGGCCGCGCGGCGTTCCGCCAGTTCGGCTTCATCCAGTCGTCGATCGTCAGCCGCTGGGCCGAGATCGTCGGCCCGCGCTATGCCGAGGCATCGGCGCCGGAAGCGATTCGCTTTCCGCCGGGCCGACGCTCCGAGGGCGTGCTCCATCTGGTGGTCGCCAGCGCGCACGCGCCGATGATGCAGCATGTCGCGCCCGCGATCATCGAGCGGGTCAACCGTTTCTTCGGCTATCCGGCGGTGGCGCGGCTCGCGATCCGGCAGGGGATGATCGAAAAGCGCGCCGCGCGCCCGGCGCCGGCCGCCGAACCCGCGCCGATACCCCGCGACCTGGGCGAAAGCCTGCGCGAGATCGGCGACCCCGAACTCAAGGCGGTGCTCGAAGCACTGGCCCGCGGCGTTGCGGCCAGCAACGGCCCGCCGCGCGTCGAAGGAGACCATAAATGAAACGCGGCGTCTCGATCGCGGCGGCAACCTCCGCGCTGGTTCTGGCGGCCGGGCTGGCCGGTGCCGCCCCCGCCCCCCGCCGCATGGCGGCAAGCGCGCCCGCCGCGGCGGACTGGACGCGACGCACCAGCATGACCGAGCAGGGCGCCTATGTGCTCGGCAACCCCGCCGCCAAGGTGCGGGTGGTGGAATATCTCAGCTATACCTGCAGCCATTGCGCACATTTCGTCAGCGAGGCGGAAACCGCGCTCAAGCGCGACTATATCAGCCGCGGCACCGCAGCGATCGAATTGCGCCATGCGGTGCGCGACCGGTTCGACTATGCCGCAGCATTGCTCGCACGCTGCGGCGGCGCGGAGCGATTTTTCGGCAATACCGAGGCGATCCTGGCCGCGCAGCCGCAATGGCTGGCTAAGGCGGAAGCCTATGCGGGGCCGCGACCCGCCTCGGTCGATGAGGGGCTGCGCGCCGTCGCCAAGGCGAGCGGGCTCGATCAGTTGATGATCGGACGCGGGCTGACCGCGCAGCAGGTCGATGCCTGCCTGGCAGACGATGCCCAGCAGGCGACGCTGGGCACGATGACCGAGGCCTCGTTCAAACGCATCCAGGGCACGCCGAGCTTCGAGATCAACGGCACGGTGCTTGCCGACGTCCATAGCTGGGACATGCTGGAGCCCCAGATCAAGGCAGCGCTGGCGCGCTGAATTCGTTTTACACGGAGAAGACCGACCCCATGCGTATCACCACCGTTCTCGCCCTGTCGCTTTCGATCGCGCTCGCTGCCTGCGGCGGCAGCGAGGGCGGCAACACCAGCGCCGGCGCCGACGGCCCCAAGGTCGCCGCCACGCCGGCCCCGGCCGGGCAGGACTGGACGACCACCGTCGTCAAGACGCCCGAGGGCGGCTTCCGCATGGGCAACCCCAACGCGCCGATCAAGCTGGTGGAATTCGGTTCGATGACCTGTTCGCACTGCGCCGACTTCGCCACGACGGGCATCCCCGCGCTGAAGCGCGACTATATCGCGACCGGCAAGGTCAGCCTGGAATATCGCAACTTCGTTCGCGATTCCTTCGATCTCACCGCCTCGCTGATCGCGCGTTGCGGCGGTGAGGCCCCCTTCTTCGCGCTGACCGAACAGATGTTCGCGACGCAGGCCGAATGGATCGGCCGCGCCCAGTCTCCGGAAGCCGAGCAGGCGCTGCGCGGCGCTGCCGGACCCGCCCTGCTGCCCGCGCTCGCCAAGGCCAGCGGGCTCGACCAGTTCGCTCGCCAGCGCGGCGTGAGCGCGGACAAGATCGCTGCTTGCCTCAAGGACCAGGCCGAGGCCGAGCGTCTCGCCAAGGGCGTGGAGACGGCCAGCGAGAAGTATAACATCACCGGCACGCCGAGCTTCCTGATCAACGACGAGCTCGTCCCCAACGCCGCCGCCTGGCCGCAGCTGGAGCCGGCGCTGAAGGCCGCGGGCGCCTGATCGGCTGAGATGCGCGGGCTGGGGCGCCTCCGGGACATGCCGGGTTGAGGATCAAGCGGCTCAAGCTCGCTGGGTTCAAGAGCTTCGTCGACCCCGCCGAACTGCACATCGAACCGGGGCTGACGGGGATCGTCGGCCCCAATGGCTGCGGCAAATCCAACCTGCTGGAGGCGATCCGGTGGGTGATGGGCGAATCGAGCGCGCGGTCGATGCGCGGCGCCGGCATGGAAGACGTGATCTTCGCCGGCACCGCGACGCGGCCGGCGCGCGACTTCGCCGAGGTGACCATCCTCACCGAGCGCGGATCCGGCGAAGGCGACGGGCCGATCGCGTCGGCAGGCGACGGTGACGTCGAGATCGTCCGCCGCATCGAGCGCGGTGCCGGATCGGCCTATCGCGTCAACGGGCGCGACGTGCGCGCCAAGGATGTCGCGCTGATCTTCGCCGACGCCGCGACCGGCGCGCACAGCCCGGCGCTGGTCAGCCAGAACCGCATCGGCGCGATCATCTCCGCCAAGCCGACCGAGCGCCGCGCGATGCTGGAAGAGGCGGCGGGCATCGCCGGCCTGCATGTGCGCCGCAAGGATGCGGAGCAGAAGCTGCGCGCCGCCGAGACCAACCTGACCCGCGTCGACGAATTGCTCGCTGACATGGACAATCGCGCGGCGGCATTACGCCGGCAGGCGCGGCAGGCGGAGAAGTATCGCCAGCTCACCGACCAGATCCGTATCGCCGAGGCACGGCTGATCTATGCGCGCTGGCGCGATGCCGCCGCCGCGGCCGACGCCGCGCGTGCCGAGGCACAGCGCGCCGAAACCCTGGTCATCACCGCCGCCGAGGCGCAGCGCGCCGCGGCCACCGCGCAGCTCGATGCCGCGCAGACCTTGGCGACCGCGCGCGCCGGCGCGCAGCGCACGCGCGACGCCGCGACCGAGGCGGGCCATATCCTCGCGGCCTCCCGCACCGAACGCGGCGCGCTCGACCGGCGCATCGCCGAGTTGGCGGCCGCCGCCGAACGGCTCGACACCGATCGCTCGCGCGAAAGCGATCTTGCGCGCGACGCCGCCGAGGCGCTGCAGCGTCTGGGCGATGAGACCAAAGCGCTCGATGCGCGCGTCGCCGCCGCCGAGAAGGACCGCCCCGGGCTCGCCGAACACCTCGCCGCCGCCGAGGTGGCGACACGCGATGCCGAGGTCGCGCTGGCCCAAGCGCTGGCCGCGCAGGCCAGCGAGCAAGCCGAGCGCCGCGTGGCGGATGCCGCCATCGCCGCCGCCGCCGCGGGGGTTTCCCGCGCCGCGCGGGATCGGGATGCGGTCGTCCGCGAGCGGGCCGGGTTGGGCGACGAAGCACCGCTGATCGCCGAGCGGGCCCGGGCGCGGACCACCCGCGAGCGGGCGGAGCACGCGGCCGAGGCCGCCGCTGCCGCGATCGAACAGGCCGAGACCGACCGGCGCGATGCGGCCGCGGCACGCGATGCGGCGGAAGCCGAGCGGTCTTCAGCGCGCGCGCAGCTTGCCGCGCTCGAAAGCGAGGCGCGCGCGCTCGCCAGGACGATCGACCGCGGCACGGCCGGCACCCACCGCGCCATCGACCGCGTCCGCGCCCGCCCCGGCTATGAACGCGCCTTGGCGGCGGCGCTCGGCGACGAACTCGACGCGGCAGTGGGCGCCACCGGCAAAAGACGCTGGCAGGGCGCGGCGTCGGCGGAAGGCGATCCGGTCCTCGCGGGGGGCGAGCGGCTCGCGGATCATGTCGAGGCACCGGCGGAGCTGGCGCGGCGGCTGGCGCAGATCCTCGTCGTCGAGAGCGATGGCGGCGAGGCGCCTTGCGGTCGGCCAGCGCCTCGTGACGCGCGATGGCCGGCTGCGGCGATGGGACGGCTATGTCGCCGAGGATGTCGGCGCTGCTGCGGCCGAGCGGCTGATCCGGGTCAACCGGCTGACGGAAATCGAGGCGCAGCTTCCCGCCGCGCAGGCGCTGGTCGAGCGCGCGGGCGCCGCGCAGGCCGAGGCGGCGACGCGCGCCGAGGCCGCCCGGCGGGGTATCGATCAGGCCCGTGCCGCGCTGACCCAGGCCGAGGCGACTGCACGCGGCGCCACGCGCAGCGAGGATCAGGCAGTCACCGCGATCGAACGGCTCGAAACGCGCCGCGCCGAACTCGACCAGCGCATCACCCGCGCCGAGGCCGAAGCCGCCGAGGCGGGGGCCGATCATCGGCGTGCGCAGGCCGCCCGCGCCGCGCTGCCCGATGGCATCGAGACCGCCAAACAGGTTCAACTGCTCCAGCACGCCGCCGAGGCCGCTCGCGCCAATGCCGCGCAACTGCGCGCCGAGGCGGCAACGCTGGAACGCGGCATCGCCGCCGACCGCCAGCGCCGCGAGGCCGCTGCCGGCGAGGCGAAGGGCTGGCGTTCCCGCGCAGGCGAAGCGGCGAAGCGCATCGAGGAGATGGCCAAGCGCGAGAAGACGATCGCGGCGGAGCAGGCGACCTTGGCCGAGGCCCCGGCGAAGCTCGCCGCACGCATCGCCGCGGAGGAAGACGCCGCCACGCGCCTGGCCGCCGAGGCGACCGCCGCCGCCGCCGCCGAGCGCGAGGCCGAAACCCGCGTGCGCGAGACCGAGGCGGTCCAGGTCCGCACCGCCGAGGCACTGGCTGCAGCGCGCGAGGCCCGCGCCGGCGCCGTGGCGCGCGCGGAGAGCCAGGAACAGCGCCGCACCGAGATGAGCCGGCTTGCCGGCGAGCGCTTCGATTGCCCGGCGGTGGTGCTGCCCGAGAAGCTCGGCTTCCCCGGCGCCGAGGTCGGCAACGCCGATATGGAGGGAGGACGCCACGACCGGCTGGTCGCCGAACGCGAGCGGATCGGTCCGGTCAACCTCGTCGCCGAGCAGGAATTGCGCGAGGTGGAAGACGAACGCGCGCGGTCGGCAGCGGAGCGCGAGGAACTGGGGCAGGCGATCAATCGACTCCGCGGCTCGATCGGCAGCCTCAACCGCGAGGGCCGCGCGCGGCTGCTCGCCGCCTTCGAAGCGGTCGACGGCCATTTCCGCAGGCTGTTCACCACCTTGTTTGCGGGCGGCGAGGCGCATCTGGCGCTGGTCGATTCGGACGATCCGCTGGAAGCGGGACTGGAGATCATGGCGCAGCCGCCGGGCAAGAAGCTCGCGGCGCTGACCTTGCTGTCGGGCGGCGAGCAGGCGCTGACCGCGGTCGCGCTGATCTTCGGCCTGTTCCTCACCAACCCCGCGCCGATCTGCGTGCTGGACGAGGTCGATGCACCGCTCGACGACGCCAATATCGAGCGCTTCTGCGACCTGCTGGATGTGATGACGCAGGAAACCGATACCCGCTACCTGATCGTCACCCACAACGCGGTGACGATGAGCAGGATGCACCGGCTGTTCGGCGTGACGATGATAGAGAGGGGCGTCAGCCGGCTGGTCTCGGTCGATCTGGGCGCGGCGGAGCGATTGCTCGCGGCAGAATAAGCGGCGAAACGGGCAGGCAAACGCCAAACCCCCTCCCGCTTGCGCGGAAGGGGGGCCGGGGGAGCGGCTTCCTTTCCCTTATGCCGCGAACTGGTTCATCGTGTTGTGCGCGCCGCCGGCCTTCAACGCGGCCTCGCCGGCGAAATACTCCTTGTGATCGTCGCCGATGTCGCTGCCCGACATGTTCTGGTGCTTCACGCAGGCGATGCCCTGCCGGATCTCCTGGCGCTGGACGTTCAGGACATAGCCGAGCATTCCCGCCTCGCCGAAATACTCCCTGGCGAGATTGTCGGTGGAGAGCGCCGCTGTGTGGTAGGTCGGCAAGGTGATCAGATGGTGGAAGATGCCCGCCCGTGCCGCCGCATCCTTCTGGAAGGTGCGGATGCGCTCGTCGGCCTCGGCAGCCAGATCGGTGCCGTCATAATCGACGCTCATCAGCCTTGCACGGTCATAGGCCGACACGTCCCGCCCTTCCGCCGCCCAGGCATCGAACACCTGCTGGCGGAAATTCAGCGTCCAATTGAAGGAGGGCGAGTTGTTGTAGACCAGCTTGGCGTTGGGGATCACCTCGCGGATGCGGTCGACCATCGAGGCGATCTGCTCGATATGCGGCTTCTCGGTCTCGATCCACAGCAGGTCGGCGCCATTCTGCAGCGAGGTGATGCAATCGAGCACGCAGCGGTCCTCCCCGGTGCCCTCACGGAACTGGAAAAGGTTCGACGGCAGGCGCTTGGGCCGCATCAGCTTGCCGTCGCGGTTGATGATGACGTCGCCATTGACGGTCGAGAGGTCGGTCACCTCCGCGCAGTCGAGGAACGCGTTGTACTGGTCGCCCAGGTCGCCCGGTTCCTTGCTGAACGCGATCTGCTTGGTGAGGCCGGCGCCCAGCGAATCGGTGCGGGTGACGATGACACCGTCCTCGACGCCGAGTTCGAGGAAGGCGTAGCGGCAGGCACGGACCTTCGCGAGGAAGTCCTCGTGCGGCACGGTGACCTTGCCGTCCTGGTGGCCGCACTGCTTCTCGTCGGAGACCTGATTTTCGATCTGCAGCGCGCACGCGCCGGCCTCGATCATCTTCTTCGCCAGCAGATAGGTCGCCTCGGCATTGCCGAAGCCCGCGTCGATATCGGCGATGATCGGCACGACGTGGGTCTCGTAATTGTCGATCGCCTGCAGCAGGCGCTGCTCCTCGATGCGATTGCCGGCGGCGCGCGCGGCATCAAGCTCGCGGAACATCATGCCGAGCTCGCGCGCGTCCGCCTGGCGGAGGAAGGTGTAGAGTTCCTCTATCAGTGCGGGTACCGAAGTCTTCTCGTGCATCGACTGGTCCGGCAGCGGCCCGAAGTCAGACCGCAGCGCGGCGATCATCCAGCCCGACAGATAGAGGTAGCGGCGCTTGGTGGTGCCGAAATGCTTCTTGATCGAGATCATCTTCTGCTGGCCGATGAAGCCGTGCCAGCAGCCCAGCGACTGGGTGTAGGCCGCCGGATCGGCATCATAGGCGGCCATGTCCCGCCGCATGATAGCAGCGGTGTAGCGCGCGATATCGAGCCCGGTCCTGAACCGGTTCTGCAGCCGCATCCGGGCCACCGCCTCGGCGCTGATCCCGTCCCATGTACCCTGATGACTCTGGATAAGCTGGCCGGTCTCGGCGATATGCGTCTGGTAGGTCATGCTTCACCTTGTGTGGAGAACTTTCAAAGTGAGTTATGCTGCCGATCGCCGATTTCCGCGAAAATTCGTGAACTTGTCGCGTCGCGCTGTCACCCGCGGGCTCATATCGACGGTCGTTTTGTAAATTACTGACAGGATTGGATCATGCGACAGGCGGCGACCGAACTTGAGATACGTACCGAACGCCAAGGCCTTGTCGAGGTTACGCGGCCGATCGCTCGCTGGGTGGCCGAACAGGGAATGACGACGGGGCTGCTGACGGTCTTCTGCCGCCACACCTCCGCGTCGCTGCTGATCCAGGAAAATGCCGCGCCCGAGGTTCGCGACGACATCGAAGCCTATTTCGCGCGAGTCGCGCCCGAAGACCGCGACGCCTATGCGCATGACGACGAGGGGCCGGACGATATGCCCGCGCATCTCCGCACCGCGCTGACCCATACCAGCCTCTCCGTGCCCCTGCTCGGTGGCCGTCTGGCACTGGGAACGTGGCAGGGCATCTACCTGTTCGAACATCGCCGCCAATCGCATCGCCGATCGCTGGCTTTGCATCTGTCAGGCGACTAAAGCTGCTCGGGAAGGAGCTGCCTCAATGTGGACCGACGCCTGGAAGATGGGCATGACGATGTGGCAGACGGGAGTCGCGCTGCAGGAAACGATGATGGCGGTGCCCGTCGTCATCGCGCGCCGCAGCGACAAGATCGATGCCGCAATGCGGAACCCGCTAGATGGCGACTATGTCGAACTGGCGCGGATGGTGCCCGAGAAGGTGGAGGCGTTCGGCAGCGCGGGCGCCTCGCTGATGGAGGACTGGATCGGCGTGCAGACCGCGATGATGGGCCAGTGGCGCGACATCGCCAGCCTC
The window above is part of the Sphingomonas sanxanigenens DSM 19645 = NX02 genome. Proteins encoded here:
- a CDS encoding secondary thiamine-phosphate synthase enzyme YjbQ, which encodes MRQAATELEIRTERQGLVEVTRPIARWVAEQGMTTGLLTVFCRHTSASLLIQENAAPEVRDDIEAYFARVAPEDRDAYAHDDEGPDDMPAHLRTALTHTSLSVPLLGGRLALGTWQGIYLFEHRRQSHRRSLALHLSGD